In Sphingomonas sp. Leaf357, a single genomic region encodes these proteins:
- a CDS encoding methylamine utilization protein → MLFRAYLALLATAVTPVAAHAATANIDVRGADGKPLVGAVVMIDTPKKPAAPIRFDWGTAMAQRNIQFDPHVLIVPIGSTVTFPNFDKVRHHVYSFSKAKKFDLKLYGKDDTRSVVFDHTGAVALGCNIHDQMSAFIIVVDTPFAVQTDAAGHATISNLPAGGATVRVWHPSIRAADNMLAQAATIGAGGFTNTYTITGK, encoded by the coding sequence ATGCTGTTCCGTGCTTACCTCGCCCTGTTGGCGACCGCTGTTACCCCCGTCGCCGCGCACGCCGCGACCGCCAATATCGACGTACGCGGAGCGGACGGGAAACCGCTCGTCGGTGCCGTCGTGATGATCGATACGCCGAAAAAACCTGCCGCCCCGATCCGGTTCGATTGGGGCACGGCGATGGCCCAGCGCAACATCCAGTTCGATCCGCACGTCCTGATCGTTCCGATCGGCTCCACCGTGACCTTCCCGAATTTCGACAAGGTCCGGCACCACGTCTATTCCTTCTCCAAGGCCAAGAAGTTCGACCTGAAGCTGTACGGCAAGGACGATACGCGTAGTGTCGTCTTCGATCATACCGGTGCGGTCGCGCTCGGCTGCAACATCCATGATCAGATGAGCGCCTTCATCATCGTCGTCGACACGCCGTTCGCGGTGCAGACCGACGCCGCTGGCCACGCCACGATTTCCAACCTGCCGGCCGGCGGTGCCACGGTTCGCGTCTGGCACCCGTCGATCCGCGCGGCCGACAACATGCTGGCGCAAGCGGCGACGATCGGCGCGGGCGGTTTCACCAACACCTATACGATCACGGGCAAGTGA
- a CDS encoding DUF3034 family protein — MTALIAVAMAGPAVAGEMRQGGKMLLTGGVSSIEGAAGGGLATWALIAGNETDAGIGGKVHATYVALPDFDLASAGVAIGIRDRVEISYARQTFDTRQAGAALGLGKGFKFGQDVYGVKVRISGSALYDQDRILPQISIGVQHKRADKAPIIAAVGGKQSNGTDFYVAATKVILSRSLVVDATVRFTKANQFGLLGFGGDLKNRYKPQFEGSAGMLIKRNLLVGAEVRTRPSNLGFAREQRALDAFAAWSVSRNVAFTAAYADLGDIATVRRQRGAFLSLQGSF; from the coding sequence GTGACGGCTCTGATCGCCGTCGCGATGGCCGGGCCGGCGGTGGCGGGTGAGATGCGCCAGGGCGGCAAGATGTTGCTGACCGGTGGCGTTAGCAGCATCGAGGGCGCAGCGGGCGGCGGCCTGGCCACCTGGGCGCTGATCGCCGGAAACGAAACGGATGCCGGGATCGGTGGCAAAGTGCACGCCACCTATGTCGCGCTCCCCGATTTCGATCTCGCCAGCGCGGGGGTCGCCATCGGCATCAGGGATCGGGTCGAGATTTCCTATGCGCGGCAGACTTTCGATACGCGACAGGCGGGCGCGGCGCTTGGCTTGGGCAAAGGCTTCAAGTTCGGTCAGGACGTCTACGGCGTGAAGGTGAGGATCTCGGGGAGCGCGCTGTACGATCAGGACAGGATCCTGCCGCAGATTTCGATCGGCGTTCAGCACAAGCGCGCCGACAAGGCACCGATCATCGCGGCGGTTGGCGGAAAGCAATCGAACGGCACCGATTTCTACGTCGCCGCGACCAAGGTGATCCTGTCGAGGTCGCTGGTGGTCGATGCGACCGTTCGGTTCACCAAGGCCAATCAGTTCGGCTTGCTCGGCTTCGGCGGGGATCTGAAAAACCGATACAAGCCGCAATTCGAAGGATCGGCGGGGATGCTGATCAAGCGCAACCTGCTCGTCGGCGCGGAAGTGCGCACTCGGCCGAGCAATCTCGGTTTCGCACGCGAGCAGCGCGCTCTGGACGCATTCGCCGCCTGGTCTGTTTCCAGGAATGTCGCGTTCACCGCAGCCTATGCCGATCTCGGCGATATCGCTACGGTGCGGCGTCAGCGCGGCGCTTTCCTGTCGCTGCAGGGCAGTTTCTAA
- a CDS encoding group I truncated hemoglobin translates to MISIVLAALLGLQATPIPPPEDPVDPYTQSNANAGATPFAGPGMLRAFHGKAGIARVVDELVTRSIADPRISDIFKGQDMVRLRRTLKEQFCFILNGGCDYTGRDMKASHKDLGLQTADFNALVENLQAAMRQEKVPFFAQNRLLAKLAPMKRDTVVR, encoded by the coding sequence GTGATAAGCATCGTTCTTGCCGCCCTGCTCGGCTTGCAGGCAACGCCCATTCCCCCGCCGGAAGACCCGGTCGATCCCTACACGCAGAGCAACGCCAATGCCGGGGCGACGCCGTTTGCCGGGCCGGGCATGCTCCGGGCCTTTCACGGTAAGGCCGGGATCGCGCGCGTTGTCGATGAGCTGGTGACGCGGAGCATCGCCGATCCGCGCATTTCCGATATCTTCAAAGGCCAGGATATGGTGCGCCTGCGGCGCACGCTGAAGGAGCAGTTCTGCTTCATCCTGAATGGTGGATGCGATTATACCGGGCGGGACATGAAGGCCTCGCACAAGGATCTCGGCCTACAGACCGCCGATTTCAATGCGTTGGTCGAGAACCTTCAGGCGGCGATGCGGCAGGAGAAGGTGCCGTTCTTCGCGCAGAACCGTCTGCTGGCGAAGCTCGCGCCGATGAAGCGCGATACCGTCGTCCGCTGA
- a CDS encoding D-alanyl-D-alanine carboxypeptidase family protein, which translates to MWMVMRNAALRLTMAAVTITAFPTIAEARPKGLPPVSALVVNAATGATLYRDAPERVRAPASLTKMMTMFLTFEALARGDVKPNTSIRISRHAANQPPSRLGIAPGKTLSVRNALRIMAVDSANDVTVAMAEALGGSENRFVSRMNATAGRLGLRNTHFANATGLKNPGNRTTARDMATLSLALIHRYPEYYDVFGTRKVSWNTRTMRNHNHLLGKVTGVDGIKTGYTIDAGYNLAASAKRKGVRIVVIVLGARTAADRDLRVANLLELGFIPPVVRRPKSRDETVTPSKRVKAAKTRARP; encoded by the coding sequence ATGTGGATGGTGATGCGCAACGCAGCGTTGCGACTGACGATGGCGGCGGTGACGATTACCGCGTTTCCGACGATCGCAGAAGCCCGGCCAAAGGGCTTGCCGCCCGTGTCCGCGCTGGTGGTGAACGCCGCGACCGGCGCAACCCTCTATCGCGATGCCCCCGAGCGGGTTCGGGCACCGGCATCGCTGACCAAGATGATGACGATGTTCCTGACCTTCGAGGCCTTGGCCAGAGGAGACGTGAAACCGAACACGTCGATCCGGATTTCTCGCCATGCGGCCAATCAACCGCCCTCGCGTCTCGGAATCGCCCCGGGCAAGACCCTATCTGTGCGCAACGCGCTCCGCATCATGGCCGTGGATTCCGCCAACGACGTCACCGTCGCGATGGCCGAGGCCCTGGGGGGCAGCGAAAATCGATTCGTGTCCCGCATGAACGCGACCGCCGGTCGTCTTGGATTGCGCAACACCCACTTCGCCAATGCGACCGGGCTCAAGAACCCCGGCAATCGCACGACGGCGCGTGACATGGCGACCTTATCGCTTGCGCTCATTCATCGCTATCCCGAATATTACGACGTCTTCGGGACGCGCAAAGTGAGCTGGAATACGCGGACGATGCGCAACCACAATCATCTGCTCGGCAAGGTCACCGGGGTCGATGGCATCAAGACCGGATACACGATCGACGCGGGCTACAATCTCGCGGCCTCCGCCAAGCGGAAGGGCGTTCGCATCGTCGTGATCGTCCTGGGCGCGCGAACCGCGGCCGATCGGGATCTGCGTGTCGCCAACCTGCTCGAACTCGGCTTCATCCCGCCGGTCGTTCGGCGTCCAAAATCGCGCGACGAAACGGTAACCCCGAGCAAGAGAGTAAAGGCCGCGAAGACGCGAGCGAGACCTTAA
- a CDS encoding L,D-transpeptidase family protein has protein sequence MNYGRRFTRRIGPALTPALTIAALIAPVPGFAQQAIVVPRPLLSPAVVLPTLTDAQAALLATLIDRDSIAQGLQESATPRAVPLDRDALVRAALDHASAVHAGRLIEDDFQLEWGIRPPAYDPLPAFAAAVAGDRLASWIASLPPPYAGYDTLVAGLARYRALAAAGGWTALAGTDLKLAASGPAVAALRKRIAIEDAAFDATGDRYDTALAEAVRRAQQRYGLNPTGAAGTQTIAALNVPVEARIRQIMANMERWRWLPGVLPKNRIQVNIAAAVLTVFEGDTPVMSMKAVTGRPGAETPMLVSQIHSVVLNPPWNVPSSIANRELWPKEKAKPGYLKRNGFRIIDTGDGGKRLQQSSERSALGKFKFDFDNRFAVYLHDTPAQSGFAKFDRLSSHGCVRLEKPADLAKLLLKNTPEWSPDVIDATVEEGKTVRASMSDREAVYLLYWTAFANANGVVSFRNDPYRWDGTLASKIETRQARQALASL, from the coding sequence ATGAACTACGGACGCCGTTTCACCCGCCGGATCGGCCCCGCGCTGACTCCGGCGCTGACGATCGCCGCGCTGATCGCGCCAGTGCCCGGTTTTGCGCAGCAGGCGATCGTGGTGCCCCGGCCACTGCTCAGCCCCGCCGTCGTGCTCCCGACCTTGACCGATGCCCAGGCAGCTTTGCTCGCCACGCTGATCGATCGCGATTCGATCGCGCAGGGGTTGCAGGAAAGCGCGACGCCGCGCGCCGTTCCGCTGGATCGCGATGCTTTGGTGCGCGCCGCGTTGGATCATGCGAGCGCGGTGCATGCCGGGCGGCTGATCGAGGACGATTTCCAGCTTGAATGGGGCATCAGGCCCCCGGCCTATGATCCCTTGCCCGCATTCGCCGCCGCCGTGGCTGGCGACCGGCTGGCGAGCTGGATCGCGTCGCTGCCACCGCCTTATGCCGGCTACGATACTTTGGTCGCCGGGCTCGCGCGGTATCGCGCGCTGGCTGCGGCGGGTGGCTGGACCGCGCTTGCCGGTACGGACCTGAAGCTCGCCGCCAGCGGCCCGGCGGTCGCGGCGTTGCGGAAGCGGATCGCGATCGAGGATGCCGCGTTCGACGCGACTGGGGACCGCTACGATACCGCTTTGGCCGAGGCGGTGCGCCGCGCGCAGCAACGCTATGGGCTGAACCCCACCGGCGCGGCGGGTACCCAGACGATTGCCGCGCTGAACGTGCCGGTCGAGGCGCGCATTCGCCAGATCATGGCCAATATGGAGCGCTGGCGCTGGCTGCCGGGCGTACTGCCGAAGAACCGCATTCAGGTGAACATCGCCGCGGCGGTGCTGACCGTGTTCGAGGGCGATACGCCCGTGATGTCGATGAAGGCGGTGACGGGTCGGCCGGGCGCGGAGACGCCGATGCTCGTGTCGCAGATCCACAGCGTCGTGCTCAACCCGCCCTGGAACGTGCCGTCGTCGATCGCCAACCGCGAATTGTGGCCGAAGGAGAAGGCCAAGCCCGGTTATCTCAAGCGCAACGGCTTCCGCATCATCGACACCGGGGATGGCGGCAAGCGGCTGCAGCAATCCTCGGAGCGCAGCGCCCTGGGCAAGTTCAAGTTCGACTTCGACAACCGGTTCGCCGTTTATCTGCACGATACGCCCGCGCAATCCGGCTTCGCCAAGTTCGACCGGCTGTCGAGCCATGGCTGCGTACGGCTGGAAAAGCCCGCCGATCTCGCGAAGCTCCTGCTCAAGAACACGCCCGAATGGTCGCCCGACGTGATCGATGCTACCGTCGAGGAGGGCAAGACGGTGCGCGCCAGCATGTCCGACCGCGAGGCGGTCTACCTGCTGTACTGGACCGCATTCGCCAATGCGAACGGCGTGGTGAGCTTCCGCAATGATCCCTATCGCTGGGATGGAACGCTCGCGAGCAAGATCGAAACCCGACAGGCGCGCCAGGCGCTCGCCTCGCTGTGA
- a CDS encoding CAP domain-containing protein, which yields MHGGYALRRLAAFSFLSVAAPMLMGATSLAQFFDARILAVHNRERATLGIAPLRWNADLAVSAQRWADHLAATGSFEHAPERPTDPQGENLWAGTKGYYPLEARIEAWIREKRYFKPGTFPDNSVTGKVADVGHYTQLMWRDTREVGCAQATSAREDVFVCRYSSAGNYIGERAF from the coding sequence ATGCACGGTGGATACGCGCTGCGACGGCTGGCGGCTTTCTCGTTTCTGAGTGTCGCGGCGCCGATGCTGATGGGCGCGACCAGTCTCGCGCAATTCTTCGACGCGCGGATCCTGGCCGTCCATAACCGCGAGCGCGCGACACTTGGGATCGCGCCGCTGCGCTGGAATGCCGATCTGGCGGTATCCGCTCAGCGCTGGGCCGACCATCTGGCCGCCACCGGATCGTTCGAACATGCGCCCGAACGGCCGACCGATCCGCAAGGGGAGAACCTGTGGGCGGGGACGAAGGGCTATTACCCGCTCGAGGCGAGGATCGAGGCGTGGATCCGCGAAAAGCGCTACTTCAAGCCGGGGACGTTTCCGGACAACAGCGTCACCGGCAAGGTGGCCGATGTTGGGCACTACACCCAGCTGATGTGGCGGGACACGCGTGAGGTCGGCTGCGCACAGGCGACCAGCGCGCGCGAGGACGTGTTCGTCTGCCGCTACAGCAGCGCGGGCAATTATATCGGCGAACGGGCCTTCTGA
- a CDS encoding L,D-transpeptidase family protein has product MIWSAAADRREVETVRVQPAPVGSRIRYPVGRYPKLVSPDGSVHEVRSILNERKPIRFGDYVWNDGGVPKGPAWIRVDLARQTMSVFRAGHEIGSAVILFGTDGKPTPSGVFPVLAKAETHRSSLYDAEMPFMLRLTGDGVAIHASNVRQGSATHGCVGIPEGFARLVFAEMRRGDEVVIMPESGNGAPGRS; this is encoded by the coding sequence GTGATTTGGTCGGCCGCCGCCGACCGTAGAGAGGTCGAGACTGTGCGGGTCCAGCCCGCTCCGGTCGGATCGCGGATCCGCTATCCCGTCGGGCGTTATCCGAAACTCGTGTCGCCAGACGGTAGCGTTCACGAGGTTCGGAGCATACTCAACGAACGCAAACCGATTCGGTTCGGCGACTATGTCTGGAACGACGGCGGCGTCCCGAAGGGGCCGGCCTGGATCCGGGTTGATCTGGCGCGCCAGACCATGTCGGTCTTTCGCGCAGGGCATGAAATCGGGTCGGCGGTCATCCTGTTCGGCACCGACGGCAAGCCGACGCCGTCCGGCGTGTTTCCGGTCCTCGCCAAAGCGGAGACGCATCGCTCTTCACTGTATGATGCGGAGATGCCGTTCATGCTTCGGCTGACCGGCGACGGAGTCGCCATCCATGCGAGCAATGTCCGACAGGGATCGGCCACGCATGGTTGCGTCGGCATTCCGGAAGGGTTCGCTCGGCTGGTCTTCGCGGAAATGCGGCGCGGTGACGAAGTCGTCATCATGCCGGAGAGTGGCAACGGCGCGCCGGGGCGGAGCTAG
- a CDS encoding PEPxxWA-CTERM sorting domain-containing protein, translating into MAALPPSERVLSNVRTRPPAAVSDAPQYTDALLTTPLATDGAAIIPDIGVLPPVSVAPTGVGSIPGFVPGGVGFLPGGGGGGVTPVEPGVPGVPEPSTWMMLIAGFFAIGWALRAKSRGFFGERERISG; encoded by the coding sequence GTGGCGGCCCTTCCCCCCAGCGAACGCGTGCTGAGCAATGTCCGGACCCGGCCGCCTGCCGCCGTGTCGGACGCCCCGCAATATACCGACGCGCTCCTGACAACGCCGTTGGCGACCGATGGCGCGGCGATCATCCCCGACATCGGAGTGCTTCCGCCGGTCTCGGTCGCACCCACCGGCGTCGGATCGATCCCGGGGTTCGTACCTGGCGGTGTGGGGTTCCTGCCTGGCGGCGGCGGCGGTGGAGTTACCCCGGTCGAACCGGGCGTGCCGGGCGTGCCGGAACCCTCGACCTGGATGATGTTGATCGCAGGGTTCTTTGCGATTGGCTGGGCGTTGCGCGCCAAGTCGCGCGGCTTTTTCGGGGAGCGTGAGCGGATCTCGGGATGA
- a CDS encoding SDR family oxidoreductase → MIRTALVVGASGIVGSATAALLAEQGWAVHGLARRQIKQAGVRPLSVDLHDATGTAAALSELQPDAVFITTWARQDSEAENIRVNAAMVRNLLDGLPKPRGPRHVALVTGLKHYLGPFEAYGKGALPQTPFREEQGRLDVENFYYAQEDEIFAAAKRDGFTWSVHRPHTVIGQAVGNAMNMGTTLAVYATLCRETRRPFTFPGSAAQWYGLTDMTDARQLARHLLWATETDAAHDQAFNIVNGDVFRWQWMWERIAEWFGIAAAPFDGTVRPLEIQMAEDAELWRAIAAREGLAEPDLSRLASPWHTDADLGRPIEVVTDMSKSRRFGFTAYQPTDDAFFDLFARLRLDRLIP, encoded by the coding sequence ATGATAAGAACGGCACTGGTGGTTGGAGCGAGTGGCATCGTCGGCAGTGCGACGGCGGCGCTGTTGGCAGAGCAGGGCTGGGCCGTTCATGGCCTGGCGCGGCGCCAGATCAAACAGGCCGGCGTTCGACCGCTGTCCGTCGACCTGCACGACGCGACAGGGACGGCGGCGGCGTTGAGCGAGCTGCAGCCCGACGCGGTGTTCATCACCACCTGGGCCCGACAGGACAGCGAGGCCGAGAACATCCGCGTCAACGCCGCGATGGTTCGCAACCTGCTCGACGGTCTGCCGAAACCGCGTGGTCCGCGCCATGTCGCGCTGGTGACCGGACTGAAACACTATCTCGGCCCGTTCGAGGCCTATGGAAAAGGTGCCCTGCCGCAGACGCCGTTTCGCGAGGAACAAGGGCGGCTGGATGTGGAGAACTTCTATTACGCGCAGGAGGACGAGATCTTCGCCGCCGCAAAGCGTGACGGCTTCACCTGGAGCGTGCATCGCCCGCACACCGTGATCGGCCAGGCCGTGGGCAATGCGATGAACATGGGCACCACGTTGGCGGTCTACGCGACCCTGTGCCGCGAAACGCGGAGGCCCTTCACCTTTCCGGGCTCCGCGGCGCAGTGGTACGGCCTGACCGACATGACCGACGCCCGTCAACTCGCCCGGCATCTTCTATGGGCGACCGAAACGGACGCGGCGCACGATCAGGCTTTCAACATCGTCAACGGGGACGTCTTTCGCTGGCAATGGATGTGGGAACGGATTGCCGAGTGGTTCGGGATCGCAGCGGCGCCGTTCGACGGCACGGTGCGTCCGCTCGAAATACAGATGGCTGAAGATGCCGAGCTGTGGCGGGCGATTGCGGCGCGCGAGGGGCTGGCCGAGCCCGATCTGTCGCGGCTTGCCTCTCCCTGGCACACCGATGCCGATCTCGGCCGGCCGATCGAAGTGGTGACCGATATGTCGAAAAGCCGGCGCTTCGGGTTCACGGCATACCAGCCTACGGACGATGCCTTTTTCGATCTGTTTGCAAGGCTTCGCCTGGATCGTCTGATTCCCTGA
- a CDS encoding winged helix-turn-helix transcriptional regulator, whose translation MQPGTIADEWREDCAPRRVLALFATKWTSMVLHTIHVRHDGVARPGALQRTLPGISKKMLTQTLREMEETGLLTRHVQSAVPPAVEYRLTPLGVRFVEPIELLHDWGRDNADALDQLGSRPTARRG comes from the coding sequence ATGCAACCGGGCACGATCGCGGACGAGTGGCGGGAGGATTGCGCGCCGCGCCGGGTGCTGGCGCTGTTCGCCACCAAATGGACCAGCATGGTGCTCCATACGATCCATGTGCGGCATGACGGCGTCGCGCGGCCGGGCGCGCTGCAGCGGACCCTGCCGGGCATCTCGAAGAAGATGCTGACCCAGACGCTGCGCGAAATGGAAGAGACCGGGTTGCTCACGCGGCACGTGCAGAGCGCCGTCCCGCCAGCGGTGGAATATCGCCTCACCCCGCTCGGCGTGCGTTTCGTGGAGCCGATCGAACTGCTCCACGATTGGGGGCGGGACAATGCAGATGCGCTGGATCAGCTCGGCAGCAGGCCGACCGCCCGGCGCGGTTAG
- a CDS encoding YdcF family protein: MIDDTSQAGRTLAVVFGAAVRTDGSASPALARRVGYAAAVAEADPNVDLFLSGGVGTHPPSEATVMAEMLDGAVSADRLILDDISADTLQTVRAASAYARAHNYAAILTCTDAYHQPRVRMLFRLMGLASRPVRLAARGSRQLQTKMWLREAAAIPYDFVAGVGAAWRDRRL; this comes from the coding sequence ATGATCGACGACACTTCTCAAGCCGGACGCACGCTTGCCGTCGTGTTCGGGGCGGCCGTCCGCACCGATGGCAGCGCGAGCCCGGCGCTGGCGCGACGCGTGGGATATGCCGCCGCGGTCGCCGAGGCGGACCCGAACGTGGACCTCTTCCTGTCGGGCGGCGTCGGAACGCATCCGCCGTCCGAAGCCACGGTGATGGCCGAAATGCTGGACGGTGCCGTGTCCGCCGACCGGCTCATCCTGGACGACATCAGCGCCGACACGCTTCAGACGGTTCGAGCCGCGTCGGCCTATGCCCGGGCCCACAATTATGCCGCGATCCTGACCTGTACGGATGCCTATCATCAGCCGCGTGTCCGCATGCTGTTCCGTCTGATGGGGCTTGCGAGCCGCCCGGTGCGCCTTGCCGCACGCGGCTCCCGGCAATTGCAGACGAAGATGTGGCTGCGCGAAGCCGCCGCAATTCCCTACGACTTCGTGGCTGGGGTCGGTGCTGCCTGGCGCGACCGGCGCCTATAG
- a CDS encoding LytR/AlgR family response regulator transcription factor, with protein sequence MAAGRPGTSGGWRGMNGAQRRIFILFVAGFLAVVALILIANAESTISDLAVSGARIAPHLVWSWEWSSMIGWLSLYPLLWWAVARFKPPRSSWPLAIVLLIGGAVLVSGWHIAVMVAIRHVYYEATGYGPYRFFGVIGDRLLYEFRKDVSTYVQFVAMAALVQWLIVRAAEPQATEAARTLIVQDGSIRHAIPVAEIDAIRAAGNYVEIVWQGRTVLHRTTLTATEAELGDAFVRIHRALLVRRDAIRRISSDRSGDFVVTLHDGAEFRGSRRYRGAVENL encoded by the coding sequence ATGGCGGCGGGGCGACCGGGGACGAGCGGCGGCTGGCGCGGGATGAACGGGGCGCAGCGCCGGATCTTCATCCTGTTCGTCGCCGGGTTTCTGGCCGTCGTGGCGTTGATCCTCATAGCGAACGCCGAATCGACGATCAGCGATCTGGCCGTCTCGGGTGCGCGCATCGCACCGCATTTGGTCTGGTCGTGGGAATGGAGCAGCATGATCGGGTGGCTGAGCCTGTACCCGTTGCTGTGGTGGGCCGTGGCGCGGTTCAAGCCACCGCGATCGTCCTGGCCGCTCGCGATAGTGCTTCTGATCGGCGGGGCTGTCCTGGTCTCCGGCTGGCATATCGCGGTCATGGTGGCGATCCGGCACGTCTATTACGAGGCCACGGGATACGGTCCGTACCGGTTCTTCGGCGTGATCGGCGACCGCCTGCTCTACGAGTTCCGGAAGGACGTTTCGACCTACGTGCAATTCGTGGCGATGGCGGCGCTGGTCCAGTGGCTGATCGTGCGTGCCGCAGAACCGCAGGCTACCGAGGCGGCTCGAACCCTGATCGTTCAGGACGGCAGCATTCGCCATGCCATTCCGGTCGCAGAGATCGACGCGATTCGTGCGGCCGGGAATTACGTCGAGATCGTGTGGCAGGGGAGGACGGTGCTGCACAGGACGACGCTCACCGCGACCGAGGCCGAACTCGGCGACGCCTTCGTTCGCATCCATCGCGCCTTGCTGGTCCGGCGAGACGCCATCCGCCGCATCTCGTCGGACAGATCGGGCGATTTCGTCGTGACGTTGCACGACGGAGCGGAATTTCGCGGCAGTCGCCGGTATCGCGGTGCCGTCGAAAATCTATAG
- a CDS encoding acyltransferase family protein — protein MERHYGMDWLRIGAFGLLILYHVGMVFVPWGFQVKTAQPIAWAEIPMFLTSPWRLTLLFVVSGYASRALAAKSRGIGAFFRNRTARLIVPLAFGIAVIVPPQAWVELSTQHGYAAGFLHFWTRDYFRFGTLDGIVLPTWNHLWFVLYLWVYTAALVVTMWLNRSSRGQALFDRVFAGWRAIAVPAAYLLLIETVLFHRPEDTHDLINDGVAHLRYVPAFLFGFGLAGSPVVLAAFARHWRTAAAVAGLCFAMIAALLLRWPDFTFPDSAEVVWTYRIVRHLETWTAIAALIGIAESFWNRDHRWRATLAEATFPFYIIHQTIIVVVEAWLKPLNIGATAEFALLVPATAIGCWLFYDIGRRIGWLRPFIGLRPAASLSR, from the coding sequence ATGGAGCGGCATTACGGAATGGACTGGCTGAGGATCGGGGCGTTCGGCCTGCTGATCCTCTATCATGTCGGCATGGTGTTCGTGCCATGGGGCTTCCAAGTGAAGACGGCGCAGCCGATCGCGTGGGCCGAGATCCCGATGTTCCTGACCAGCCCGTGGCGGTTGACCTTGCTGTTCGTCGTATCCGGCTATGCCAGCCGGGCACTGGCGGCGAAGTCGCGCGGCATCGGCGCGTTCTTCCGCAATCGCACCGCCCGCCTGATCGTGCCGCTGGCGTTCGGTATCGCGGTCATCGTGCCGCCCCAGGCCTGGGTCGAACTGTCGACGCAGCATGGCTATGCGGCCGGCTTCCTCCACTTCTGGACGCGGGACTATTTCCGCTTCGGCACGCTCGACGGCATCGTCCTGCCGACCTGGAACCACCTTTGGTTCGTGCTGTACCTGTGGGTGTACACGGCGGCGCTGGTGGTGACGATGTGGCTGAACCGGTCCTCGCGCGGCCAGGCATTGTTCGACCGGGTCTTCGCGGGCTGGCGCGCGATCGCGGTGCCGGCGGCGTATCTGCTGCTGATCGAAACCGTGTTGTTTCATCGGCCCGAAGACACGCACGACCTGATCAACGATGGCGTCGCGCATCTGCGTTACGTCCCGGCGTTCCTGTTCGGTTTCGGCCTGGCCGGATCGCCTGTGGTGCTGGCGGCCTTTGCCAGGCATTGGCGGACGGCGGCGGCGGTCGCGGGACTGTGCTTCGCCATGATCGCGGCGCTGCTGCTCCGCTGGCCCGATTTCACCTTTCCCGACAGCGCCGAGGTGGTCTGGACGTACCGGATCGTCCGCCATCTGGAGACATGGACCGCGATCGCCGCGCTGATCGGCATCGCCGAGAGTTTCTGGAACCGCGACCATCGCTGGCGCGCCACCCTCGCCGAGGCGACATTTCCCTTCTACATCATCCATCAGACGATCATCGTCGTCGTGGAGGCCTGGCTGAAGCCGCTGAACATCGGTGCCACAGCCGAGTTTGCGCTCCTCGTGCCCGCCACGGCGATCGGCTGCTGGCTGTTCTACGATATTGGGCGCCGGATCGGCTGGCTGCGACCGTTCATCGGGCTGCGGCCCGCGGCCTCGCTCAGCCGATGA